The genomic stretch ATTTAGAGTAAGACCATTTTGTTTTCTGCTCCTGTTGATTGGTTTCAACATATGACATAGGTATATTCGTGAATGGTATTAGGCAAAGGGCACGATAGTGTCTAATAGCAGACTTGCATGCTTTTATGTTGTTACTTGTGTTCTTCGATCTGCGAGCAAGAAAATTCTTTTTGGTGAAAGACTTTTGATGCACTAATTATATGCTAgttatatttctaatcatgttctaattgctttctagttGTCTTCAACTAAATTGAATTAAATACTCAAAGGGAAAAACTACAACTATCGTGTGTTTGCGTGCTATGGCCCCACGAAGGAATGAAGCTCGTCCAAATAGGAACCTCAGTTGCACAATCTcaactttatttttttaaagTTTCTTTAAGCTTCATTAGATTCCTTAGGAATAAAGATGGGGATGGTTCGGTTATGCCCAGCATTTCGTCGAACCGCACCACAAAAATAACCCATTAGGGGGGCTTTTTTGACCTGTAAAGCTTCTTAGGGTAAGTGGATGAGAAACCAAAGAACCAAAAGATCTAGGGTTCGATCCACCTCATCGCCAGCCATGTGGGCCCATCGACCCACGACAAGGCAGCGACAACCGCCTCTCACCCCTAATAATTTTTTTGGCTGCTGCCCTACCAACAGACGACAACACGATACTAGTGCTGGATTTAGCTTCGGCAATGAGGTTCCACCTATTGCTGTTCGTAGCGGTGGCCGACTGGTGCTAGATTTAACTTTGGCGATGGGGTTCCACACTTGCTGGCATTCGTGGTGGTGAAGGGCTCATGCAGGTGTTGAGCCTCTTGGTGTCGCTCAACCTCTAGCTGCTGCTTATCTGCTTGCTctcagtggcgaagctagagcatATGGACAGGGGGTGCCCAACTTTATCAAGACTGTAATAACTTTTGTGATGTTCAAGCAAATAGTATACCTAACTCACAATTTTAATAATGACAATGTGGTTTTCAGTCAAAATATTAGTAAACTAGTACAGAAATGAGCGATAACACTCACCGTTGATAAAAAAGACAAAGATCACTATGGTCCCCAACGACGAACAAAAGATGTCCCATATAACACAATATGTGATTGAGCCTAAAGAAAAGAGAACAAATATgtcaattatttagaaaaaaaaagaattatcAATTGGAAGTATATGTGTGTATTGCATTTGTGTTACCTTTTAGAGATCATATTTACGCCATTTCCCTTCCATGGTCATAAAACGACGAACCACAGCCTCATTGCTAACTTTCTTCATTTCTTCTTTCTCTATATAGCAAATAAGTCTATGACTCAGGTGTTGATCACCCATGCGATTAGACAAATTTGTTTTTACAATCTTCATGCCAGAAAACATCTCTCAACTGTAGCTGTAGCGACAGGCAATACTAGCATAAGCTTCAAAAGTCGATAGACCAATCTATACAAAAGATATTTCTTTGTCTCTACCATTTTTTGAGATAGCTCACCAATAGTGTTTAGGTTGGAGAATCTATTATCTGCTCTCACATCACCAATGTAAAGGCGAAGTTCATGGCTAAGGTCCCTCAGATCATCATTGGTGAAATCATCTGGATATAACTTGGCTAAGCTCATCAAAGTATCCCCATTGAAAGAATGAAATGAGTCTCTTGGACTGAAAGCAgctgagcaaacaagcaattgaGTAGTTGTCTCACTAAACCGGCTATCAAGCTCTTGAACTAACCAATCAATAGTATCATTAAAGCAATCCACTGCATAGTGATGCttgtttgtaattcctgatctTTTTCTAGGTTGTCGAGGATCAATATATGTACTCTCCATTTCCACCCTATCAATTTCATGCAAGTCACAAAACCCATTCACATCATCTAATAACTTTTCCCAACCATCTCTTCTAAGATCATCCAAATGGAGTCTAGTTGATTTTACACAACCAATGGCATTTACAATGTCTTGATCCTTATGTTGCAATGCTAATGACAACGTATTTGTGGCAGTTAATGTAGTCAACATGAGATGCAAATAAAATGCAAAGTCAAAAGATTGGAAGTATACCAGAAGATTATGTGCTTGATCTCTATTTTTCCAATCTCTGTCATCCTTTTCAACAACCTTGAGCACTTCAACTATTGTAGGAAACATGTTGAGtaaactttttagagttttaTAATGAGAACTCCATCTAGTGTCTCCAGGTCTTTGAAGACATAGCTCTTGATTTAACCTTGTCCCAGTCTCAAGTTGCCCACAACCTAATGCTTGTTTCACTTGTTCATGATTGATATCTCTAATCATGTCCCTTCTCTTAGCAGACCCACCCACCACATTTAGTAAGATAGAAATCATATTTAAAAAATTGCTAACACCCTTATGTTTTCTCACGGTTGCTACAAGGACTAATTGGAGTTGATGAGCAAAGCAATGCACATAATAAGCTGTTTTACTATCTCTCATGATCGGTGATTGCAAGCCATTCAACTCACCTCGCATATTGGTAGCACCATCATATCCTTGGCCTCGACATTGCTTTAAGCTTAGTTTAAACTTTGCAAGAAGAGAATCAATGGCCGACTTGAGGTGGGCAGAACTTGTTTCAGTCACATGGACAAGGCCAACGAAGCTCTCTTTCACCATCCCAAATTTATCAACATACCTCAAGACCACAGCCATTTGTTCTTTGCAAGAAACATCTCTTGACTCATCAACTAGCAAGCAAAAGACATCATCCCCAAGTTCTTTGAGGATAGATTGTACAATCTCATTTGCAAAACATTCAACAATGTCTCTCTGAATTTCAGGAGCAAGCAAACAACTATTCTTTGCGGCATTTGTAGTCACAACTTTGCGTAAAATTGGATCATGTTCTGCTAAGTAATCATAGAACTCCTTAAAATTCCCTCTATTGTAGGATTCTTTTGACTCATCATGGCCACGAAAAGGCAATCCTTGCTTCAACAATAGTCTAGCTGTATCAATTGACCCATTCAACTGAGTAAAATAGGCCTTCTTAACAACTTCACTTATCTGATTATAAGCAACATCTATGTGTTGATTTCTATGTAACAAAGCATCACACTTCTTCATTGCATTATAGTGTAAACCACCAACTTCACCAACATGTGACCTTAGCCTTTCTTTCCTATGATAACCATTCCAGCCCTTGACCACAAATGCATCATATTCTGCATCTTTCTTTTCTCTAAACAAGAAACAATAAAAGCAATATGCTCTATGCTTTGCCACATTATATTCAAGCCAAGGACCAAACTCATCAAACCATTCTGCAATAAATCTTCTAGGTTTCTCTTTCTCTCCAATTTGTGTAATAGGAAAATCACATGTGCGAGGCTGACAAGGTCCATTCTCCAAGTATTTTCTTCTTACCTTTTCTTTGATGTTGGGATGTTAAGAATCAATTTCTTTCCTCAAACCAGGATCATATTTAATCTCCTCATCCCAATTGATTTCATCTGGACATGAAGTTCTATTACCATCAATCATGTCTTGAGCTTTTCGTTTATAAAAACTCTCCATGGTTACCTATAATTCATTAATTTGTATAAAGAAGTTGTAGTTCGCAAATCACAAAAAATTAATTAGGAGAATATAAATTGAATAAACACTCACTCTGCTCAGTCGACTGGGAGCGGCAGCGGGCAACGACTGTTCGACGATGACAAAAACGAGATCGTCAAGTCGAGAACTCGAGATGATGGCTGCCGGGAATCAGATGAACGACCAATGGGACAGCCGGACAGGGACGGGCAAACCGCAGACGACTTCGTCCTCGAGACCTCAACGGCTCGAGCTTCTGGTCTTCTAGAGCAAGGCGCGGCAGGGAAGAGTGAGAGACGAACTGAGAAAGGAAGGCGATGCAGTGCCGAAGTCTCACGCACGCACACGCGCAATCATCGCGACATCGCGCGGAGCCACGGAGGAAGGAGAACCGCGACTTCGTGAGGACGGCGGCAGCTGCGTCGCCTGGACTCCAGGAGGTGATGCGTTGCGTGGACTCCTGCAGACCGGCGTCGTGGGCTTCAAGGCCTGGTGGGGGTGCCTCATATTCAGACGTGAAATAGCTCAGCCCATATCAAAGGAAGTAAGACCTACTTCATCCGTCccacaaataaatatatttttttaattgcTACAATTCATGtttgaccgttcgtcttatttaaatttattgtacaaataataaaataaataaatcgttataaaaatatatctaacaataaaataagttatgaaaaaataaataatatttattgaaAATTTTAGAATAAAACAAACGGTCAAATATGAACTATAGAAGTTAAAAAATACAATTATTTATGGGACAAAGGAAATAGAgtgtttcagaaaaaaaaactaattgaaaAAAACCACGGCTGGCCTTCTCGTTTCGACATCACACATTTCTGAATTCACTCTCTGCCAAGGGGGCAAAAGGGTAAAATTCGTCGACCGCAGAGCAAACCCCAGCACAGCAGGCCCAGTGCCCAGCCAGCCAGCCTCCGTTCCTCTCCTTCCCCTTCGCCTTGGCTCCCCTCCTCCTTCCTTGAGATCTCCAAGGGTACGAGCGCATTCGCATCGCTTCGCCTCCGCCGCTCGCGATTtcggccgcctccgccgccgcccggGGAGATGGCGGGTCTGGGAAAGGCGATGTACGCGGTGGGGTTCTGGATCCGGGAGACCGGCCAGGCCCTCGACCGCCTCGGCTGCCGCCTGCAGGGCAAGTACTTCTTCCACGAGCAGAGTAAGTGGCTCCTCCCCTCCGGCACACCCCGTCCTCCTCTAAAATCACCCTCCCGTGTCCGTCGATTAGCGGAGCACTACGGGTGTAGAGGGGATTTCGTCTGTCCTGAGCGACCGAAAGGAGTGAGCGAATGGGGATTGCTGGATAGGGTTAGGAGCAGTTAGGGAAATGTTGGGTTTTGCCGTCGGTCACGCAAATCCCCTATCTAGGAAGGATAGGTTGGCTCACTCGAGGATTGTCCGCAGAGTTTTGTGTTGTTAGCTCATTGCACTCTGAGTTGAGTTGAAATGGACATGCTCTTTTGTGCATGTTTTCACCGATGTTGCACGGTGGCTTATCGTATTAAATGTACAAGAATTGATAAGATTGATAGGTTGAGTAGGTCAACGATATCTTTATGAATTTTAGATCATTCTCTGGTAGCATTTAGTTTTACAAGGTGGTGCGAATTTTGTAGGACTAGAAGTTTCCCAGATGTCAAATTGATGTATTGATCATTTCATGGTATTACTATAGTACGATCCCTTGTTTTTCTTACCAGAAAAGTTTGAAACTGGACAGCAAGTCCTCTCTCCACAATGTGTACTGTTACTCCCTCTATATACTATGGGGTTTTATTGGGTCTTGTGAAAGTCTTCCTGTGTCAGAGAATGCGAAATGACCTGATTGTCTCCATTTAGACCTGTTTCTATGTATAGTAGATGTAGATCTACTTCAGTGACAGCATGAGAATGTTTATTTCATGAGTTGCTGGGACTTAATCATAGATTTTCAAGAATACTCATCTCAACCTTATACTTTTGGGAATCATTCAAGTGCAATCAAATTTCTTTAGGTTCTGCTTGTTTTCTGTTTTCTCCTTATTTTCTACCTAATCTTGTATGTGCATGTTAGCTTCTTTGCACAGGAAAATATATTGTTGAACCAGATGATTTTGAGCAGTCAGCCATCTAGCTGGACCCTTGGAACCTCCCTTCATCTATGACTGTTGTAGAACCTATGATTTTAATCTAGGATGTTAGGTGTGGAGGAAACTGAAAGTGCAAGAACCGTTTCTCATGGCATACTTCTGTCCTCTACCTGTATTAGATCTAGCTACTCTCATGAGGTGCTTCATGGGCTGCCAATCATATATGCTAAAAATAGTATTGCAATTATGCTTAACTTTGCAATACATAGTTTTAATATATATTGAATGTTGATAACATGGTTACACTATCTATAATGAAAGCATGCAGCAAGAACTCTTTGTGGAAAGGGAATCCCATGATTTAATgggttttgcatttgatataTCTGCAGTATGGATATTGATGCTCCCACTTGTAAGCATTTAATAATTGTTCTATCAAGTGTCTTACATTGTAGAAAATCTGGAGAATGCTTGCAAGCAGTATAATGTGTTATTTATCCTTCTGGTTTTAAATTTTTGCATCTACCAAGTCAATAATAATAATTCTGATAAATTTGGTTCCCATGGCTCAACTAGAATACTGGATGATGTGAAGAAAACCCTGTCATCTGCCATATGATGCCTTCTTTTGGTTCATGTTTTCCGATATTTTTTTAAGTCCATGGTCCCTTCCTTCTGCCATCAGAATTAGAATATATATGCTCTCTTTTGGTTTTGCTTTTATTTCATGATTCTGTCTCCATAAGTAAGATTATCATTATTTGTTTCATTCTACAAGCATCATAAGATTATTATATTGTTGTCATCTGATGCACAAATATTACAAGCAAACGCTAACGGCTAACATGACTGCCCTTTGGACCATTTCAGTTTCAAGGCATCGCACCATCATGAATATCTTTGACAAAACCCCTCATGTTCATAAAGACGCATTTGTTGCTCCAAGTGCATCCCTTATTGGTGATGTTCAAGTTGGGCCAGGAGCTTCCATTTGGTATGGGTGTGTCTTAAGAGGTTTGTGGTTCCTGTCCCAATGGATATCATTTGATTGTTTtacacaaaaagaaaagaagagctAATTGGTGGGCACTCTACATTGTGTGTATCTCCATATTGTACTCATCTGCTCATTTACAACGTTCCACCCTAGCAAAAAAGCTCTGTATCGTATATTTCCGGACAACTTTTGGGGACAAAAAATCTGTTATTTTCAATAACTGTGAATATTGATGAATATGCAATGTTTATGTTGGATAGTAATTTTTGTTGCATTCAGTGGGATTTGCTTCTAATTCAACAGTTTGTCCATATGCATATGCTCTTTAATCTTGTGCTTTATCTTATAGGGCTGGTTCAGAGGTGGGCATATGTCAGTAGTTTTGGGTACACACTACACAGACTCACTGTTCTGTTTTGTGCAAAAAGAAGACATTTGAAAACACAACCAATTCGTGGATAAGAGGAAAAAAGACCTTTATGGACTGTTTACAAcagaatactccctccattcaaaATTATAGGCCACTTTAGCTTTGCCCTAAGTTAAACTTATCAAATGTTGACTAAGTTTATCGAAAAATGCACCACCATCTACAACATCAAATTAGTTTCATTAAATAATGCACATATTTGAACTTGTAGATAAGCTAAAGTGtactataatttggaacagagggagcaGCTAATTTGCAGAGTAGAGATCTAGAAGTGGACTAATTTGCTATTCACAATTTTTTCTTATCTTAGTCTTTTGTTCTGTATTTTGATCTTCCAAGTTGTTATATGTTGCTATCAACAAGTCTATGACTTCAATTTCAGGGGATGCAAACAACATACAAATTGGATCTGGGACCAATATACAAGACAATTCTCTTGTGCATGTGGCTAAATCTAATCTAAGTGGGAAAGTCTTTCCAACAATCATTGGCAATAATGTCACAGTaggtaaatgcctcaagatataTGTCTTTCTTTAACCATTGCAGTCTTGTATTGGCACAATTCTTTTGACCAGTCAGGATCTGATTACACCAGAACTGAAGACAGTAAATACCATTTGGCATAACTTGCTCTGTATGGCGAGCTGGAGCACTTCAAAACAGTTGACCCAGAAAAAAATACACAAAAATTAACATTTCCAACTCTGTTTGGCAGGTCATAGTGCTGTGTTACAAGGATGCACAGTTGAGGATGAGGCTTTTGTTGGCATGGGGGCAACCCTATTAGATGGTGTCGTTGTTGAAAAGCACGGGATGGTAGCTGCTGGAGCCCTTGTACGGCAGAATACTAGGATCCCTTGTGGAGAGGTTGATCAACACTTCCTCAACTGTCCTTTACTTTTGGTTCTTACTTGCGCTGTCTCAAGCACCTtcaccttttcttttcttttcttttttttatttcactCGACTGATTCCACCAAGGCAGGGTTTTCTTGCAATGATGAACCCAAATAACACGTAGACTGCATCGAGAACTTAATTAGTATTCTTTGGTGTCTAGTACATTTCCATGTGGCATACATATTTACAATTTCCACGGGTGGAAGTGGAACGAGAATTGACTATGCTCTGTTGGATTTAGGTATGGGGAGGGAACCCTGCCAAATTTCTGAGGAAGCTCACAGATGACGAGATAGCTTTTATTGCGGAATCAGCTGCCAACTATTCCAGTCTGTCCAAGGTGCATGCTATTGAGAACGCCAAGCCTCTTGAAAAGATTGAGTTTGAGAAGGTGTTGCGCAAGAAGTTTGCTCACCAGGATGAGGAGTATGATTCCTCGATCGGCGTCACTCGAGAGGCCCCACCGGAGCTGACGTCCCCAAATCCAGCCCAATAAACCTCTGTTTTTGTTTCTGTTTTCTCTTTGGCgccttaatcattttctattgGACAGTGCTGGATCGTTGATCGGGGCATTGTTCCATGACTTTGGTGTTTATGTTTACTTTTCCTCCCCAATAATCTTGGGTCGAGCGATGTTATAAAGCTGGCCATGCACTTCTTCCAGATTCTGTATTCGGTATGCTTAAGATGTGCTCCCTGGAAAGACAGACCCACTAAATTGACAGAAATGCATTGTTTTGACAGGTAACATGCACTGAATTAAATATTTCATTACCTTTGAAGGCTAGTTTCAGCACCATTCACTGGTCATAGCTCTGTATGCTTTCTGGCATGTATGAATCATCTTTATAAAATTTCTGAAGCACAAATTCCTTCATGAAATGATTGATACTGGGTTGACACTGAATGTCTTCCCTAGTGTATTCCTGCTAGGCTGCTACTCTTGTGGACATCCTTAAACAGTAGCGAGAATGGATGTTTCAGTGTGAGAAaaaaacactactgaatgaGTGACAGATTTGGTAGATAAGCTTAAGCGAACATGAAACATCACATTTCCCAATCAGCTGTTATCATTTTTGGATAGAAACCCAGTTAGTGCTGTTTGAATAAACCTATTCTGCATGTGGATCGGAGTGGACTCAAGCTGTGAGCATCTCCCTCAAATACAACTCGCATAATAAGGTGCTAATGGAGATTATCGGGGAGATGTTGCAGCTAGACGCCTAGACCGGATCAAACGCAGGGTCGGATTCTGCTGGATAAGTTGTCAAGTTAAAATGTTTGGCCCAAGCTTGGCTAGACGTATTGGTGGGTTGGGTCGAGTTAGGCTATTTTCTTGCATTTTCTTACTTTGAATCAGTTTTTTTTGGGGTTGGATTGGGTCATGGGTTGAAAATCATGACCCCAACTCGATTCAGGTCG from Sorghum bicolor cultivar BTx623 chromosome 3, Sorghum_bicolor_NCBIv3, whole genome shotgun sequence encodes the following:
- the LOC8078127 gene encoding gamma carbonic anhydrase 1, mitochondrial, which gives rise to MAGLGKAMYAVGFWIRETGQALDRLGCRLQGKYFFHEQISRHRTIMNIFDKTPHVHKDAFVAPSASLIGDVQVGPGASIWYGCVLRGDANNIQIGSGTNIQDNSLVHVAKSNLSGKVFPTIIGNNVTVGHSAVLQGCTVEDEAFVGMGATLLDGVVVEKHGMVAAGALVRQNTRIPCGEVWGGNPAKFLRKLTDDEIAFIAESAANYSSLSKVHAIENAKPLEKIEFEKVLRKKFAHQDEEYDSSIGVTREAPPELTSPNPAQ